A single genomic interval of Cydia splendana chromosome 10, ilCydSple1.2, whole genome shotgun sequence harbors:
- the LOC134794555 gene encoding protein Son-like — MTSLIDKIELLIKREKTTPERKKKEEASKSSSEILSELFSAFNADPPKIDEASLKKSKKSKKKHKKEKKKRSRSSSSSNSDDSDYSPKHKKRKKSKSKKKRDRSRSSTPSKSNIPPKIKADLEAIRIKNESGRISSDDLRHEIKLKTEPKEVQHRRVSIKTEEPHNYSVDVSNFDASLIPMPDSPKHEDLRQKLDSKKQEAEDKSKSKIQIKNLKFSAVFEETVKKAEEEARKKAEKFEEGEYTDSSSSSEKPEVPNAEFPKSSDPGGILKKQAAEESKVSDEDRTDRSHSKKSKEISHKSSRRDRSRSRRRSISKSRRSRSRSASRRRRRSRSRGHERSRRRSRSRSRERDRHERDRHRPRHVSPRHRGRRSRSPTGVKLADSEKKRLLEVARRNAINMLKNGAVPAGAAALPPHTRNQVMAAIQSGGKSVDELTDFCKHLSKKEALGELSSVSSHDEDMSENEDTLAFHHPFLVKEKAPIVMNIRGGAPLPIKTNALPIANKEELRLQFPVSSGSQHREKATEWVPVSPPKKDMVRFLYHRTSCNLH; from the exons ATGACGAGTTTAATTGACAAAATAGAGTTGCTAATCAAGAGGGAAAAGACCACTCCGGAGCGAAAGAAAAAAGAAGAGGCTTCTAAATCCTCCAGTGAAATTCTTTCAGAGCTATTCAGTGCCTTCAACGCCGATCCTCCCAAAATCGATGAAGCTTCTCTGAAGAAATCAAAGAAAAGCAAAAAGAAACACAAGAAGGAGAAGAAGAAACGGAGTCGGAGCAGTAGCAGCAGCAATTCTGATGATAGCGACTACTCTCCCAAGCACAAGAAACGGAAAAAGAGCAAGTCTAAGAAAAAGCGCGATAGGTCGCGGTCAAGCACACCTAGCAAAAGCAACATACCGCCTAAAATTAAAGCCGATTTAGAGGCGATAAGAATAAAAAATGAGTCCGGTCGCATTAGCTCTGATGATTTGCGCCACGAAATAAAGCTTAAAACAGAACCTAAAGAAGTACAACACCGGAGAGTCTCTATTAAGACAGAAGAGCCGCACAACTACAGCGTCGACGTTTCAAACTTCGATGCTAGTCTCATTCCTATGCCAGATTCTCCTAAACACGAGGACCTACGTCAAAAGTTAGACAGTAAGAAACAAGAAGCTGAAGACAAGTCTAAGAgtaaaattcaaattaagaattTGAAGTTTAGTGCAGTGTTTGAGGAGACTGTTAAGAAAGCCGAGGAAGAAGCCAGGAAGAAAGCTGAGAAGTTTGAGGAAGGTGAATACACAGACTCTTCCAGCAGCAGTGAGAAACCAGAAGTTCCCAATGCAGAGTTCCCCAAATCCTCGGATCCTGGAGGTATACTTAAGAAGCAAGCGGCAGAAGAGTCTAAAGT gtCTGATGAAGATAGGACTGATAGGAGCCACTCTAAGAAATCCAAAGAAATCTCCCACAAATCTTCAAGAAGGGACAGAAGCAGATCCAGAAGAAG GTCAATCAGCAAGTCCCGCCGCTCCCGCTCCCGGTCCGCttcacgccgccgccgtcgctCCCGCTCGCGTGGCCACGAGCGGTCGCGGCGCCGCTCGCGGTCGCGGTCGCGTGAGCGGGACCGACACGAGCGGGACAGGCACCGGCCGAGGCATGTGTCGCCGAGACACAGGGGGAGGAGGTCCAG GTCGCCAACCGGGGTGAAGCTAGCAGACAGCGAGAAGAAGCGTCTTCTAGAAGTAGCGAGAAGGAACGCCATCAATATGCTGAAGAACGGCGCCGTGCCCGCCGGCGCTGCCGCGTTACCGCCGCACACTAGGAACCAGGTCATGGCCGCCATACAATCCGGGG GTAAATCAGTCGACGAGCTAACTGATTTCTGCAAGCACTTGTCAAAGAAAGAAGCCCTCGGAGAACTGTCTTCCGTCTCATCTCACGACGAAGACATGAGCGAGAACGAAGATACACTCGCTTTCCATCATCCATTCCTAGTCAAAGAGAAGGCTCCTATTGTTATGAATATAAGG GGTGGAGCGCCACTTCCGATCAAGACCAATGCACTACCCATAGCCAACAAGGAAGAGCTGCGACTACAATTCCCCGTGTCATCAGGGTCGCAGCACAGGGAAAAGGCCACGGAATGGGTACCCGTTTCACCGCCAAAGAAAGATATGGTGAGATTTTTATATCATAGAACTTCTTGCAATTTACACTAA